The DNA region AGGAGCATATAGACCAAAGGATCTTGCTCTTGCTCTAAGGGCTGCTTCTGAAGGAAAAGCTGATCTTCTAATCGTGGATGGTGCAGGTGGCGGAACAGGAATGAGTCCATGGAGAATGATGAATGAATGGGGAGTTCCAACAGTTTACTTAGAAGCCTTAACATATAAATATGCTAAGATGCTTGCCGAAAAGGGTAAGCATGTACCAGCAATAGCTATTGCTGGTGGCTTTACTCTTGAGGATCATATCTTCAAAGGGCTTGCATTAGGAGCTCCATATGTGAAGCTTGTGGCTATGGGTAGATCAACTTTGACCGCAGCAATGGTTGGAAAGAATCTTGGTGAATGGATTAAGAAGGGTACTATACCTAAAGAATATGCCGAGTACGGTAATGATGTGGAAGAGATATTTGTAGCAGTGGCTGAGATGAAGAAGATGCTTGGAGATGACTGGAAGAAAGTTCCTCCTTCTGCTCTTGCAGTATATGGCTATTTTGACAGGCTTGCAGTAGGCTTGAAGCAATTTATGGCTGGTGCAAGAAAGTTCAAACTTGAATATATTTCAAGGAATGATATTGTAGCTTTAACTAAAGAAGCAGCAGAAGTAACAGGTATACCTTATGTGATGGATTTAGACCACGAAGAGAGCATGAAGATTTTGTTTGATTAATTATTAAGTTCTATTTAAAGGGGAGAGATTTTTCTCTCCCCTCTTTTTTATAAACCTAAGCCTATTCCAAAGGTAATTATTGATGATTCTTTTATAGTAATTGGTTTTGGCATTTTATCGGAAGACACATTAATCTTTAAATCCGTAGGACCTTCCAATATATAACTCATGTTCTTAATGGTGGCTCCAGGAAAATTAGAATAACAGAGCTCTAAATAAAGACCTGACAATAGATAGTATTTAATACCTACAGAAAAGAAAAACATGTAATCTGTTTGTCCTTTAACCTTTAGTGGGGTTCCAGGTTCGTAAAAATACCCATTCCAATATAGTCCTGGATCTCCATACCAGGATGGTTTTAAGGTGTCTGCTACTGAATCAATCTCATAATAAACAGCTCCTAAAACTGTAAAAATACATAATTGGTTTGTAGCTTTTAAATTTAAGTATAACCCTCCTCCGTTTGCCATTAAGATACTATCAGTGCTAAATCCTGTTTCATTAAAAATATTGGTATAAAAATACCGTTGAGAATTACTGAAGCCTATACTAAGACTGTCAGTATAAAAGAAGGGTATCCTTATATTCAACGATAAGTAAGAGATTTTAGAAGAATTAGCATTTTGGTTAATATAGAAGGTATAGTCATCTCCAAAGACATCAATTACTGTAAAAGATGTACTTAAAGGATCATTATAAAGATAAGTATCTCCGTATATAGGTCTTTGAAAAGTTATATTACAACGATAGAGCCCTTCTAAAAAACTGTCCCAATCAAATCCAAAACTTTTTGAAGAATATAAGGAAAAAAGTAGAAAAACAGCGATAATCACAATAGTTGTTTTTTTGAGTTTAAGAATATTCCTCATGAGATTTCACCCCTTAATGAAATATTTTTTGGAATTTATATTATTAATGGAGAAGGTCAAAATAAGTCCTCTTATTTTTTTAAGAGAAGATGTTTTTAGAAGTTGTAAAACTTGGGTTTATAATGTATTATATTTTCTGTTATGCTGAGTGAGAGAGATTTGGAAATTAAAATTGAGAATGCTCTAAATAAAATAAAAATTATAGACATTCATACCCATCTTTTTCCTCCATCCTTTAAAGATTTGTTCTTGTATGGTATAGATAGTCTTCTCACATATCATTATCTTATTGCAGAGACAATTAGATATTTATCTATTTCTCCTGAGGATTTTTATGCCTTATCTTTAAAAACACAGGCAAACTTAGTATGGAAAACTCTTTTTCTAGAAAGATCTCCTATAAGTGAATCTGCAAGAGGTATAGTTACTATATTTAAGGAGCTTGGAATAGATTTAGGAGAAAGGGATCTTTCTAAAATAAGGATTTATTTTGAAAAAATTGACAATGGGGAATATGTGGATTTAATTTTTGAAAAGGCAAATATTGATTATGTGGTGATGACTAACGATCCTTTTGATGAAAGAGAGATGGATTATTGGAGAAAGAATATGGTTAAAGATAAAAGATTCCGAGCATCTCTTAGGCTTGATAGATTAATAACTGACTGGGAAAAGTTAAAGAAACATTTGAAAATCAAAGATTATACCGAAATTAGAAAACATCTTGACGAGTGGTTTGCTATTATGAATCCTTTGTATATTGCCTTTTCCTTTCCACCTAAATTCAAATATCCTGATCATTCTTTTAGAAGTACAATATTAGAAGAGATTATTAGTTATGCTGAAGAAAGAAAAATTCCTATAGCTTTTATGATGGGAGCAAAACGTGCTGTA from Dictyoglomus turgidum DSM 6724 includes:
- a CDS encoding glucuronate isomerase, encoding MEIKIENALNKIKIIDIHTHLFPPSFKDLFLYGIDSLLTYHYLIAETIRYLSISPEDFYALSLKTQANLVWKTLFLERSPISESARGIVTIFKELGIDLGERDLSKIRIYFEKIDNGEYVDLIFEKANIDYVVMTNDPFDEREMDYWRKNMVKDKRFRASLRLDRLITDWEKLKKHLKIKDYTEIRKHLDEWFAIMNPLYIAFSFPPKFKYPDHSFRSTILEEIISYAEERKIPIAFMMGAKRAVNPALKLAGDSVGRSNIESIENLCRSFPNNKFMVTMLSRENQYELCVTARKFKNLMIFGCWWFLNTPSLIEEITKMRIELLGFSFIPQHSDARVLEQLIYKWKNSKEIIKKVVYEKYLDLIKSGWILKEEDIERDLSQLFRRNFEEFVLKKI